GACCCACTCGTTTCTCCTCCATCCGACCTTCGTTTTGGGTGATCTTGTTGTCTAGAAAGCTCTTGATGAGTCCTACATCTCTATAGTGTTAgatttctcattttcttttccatttttccaGTTCGAGGTAGCAAAGTCCCTAGGGTTTTCcgtagttttattattttttccgtGATTTCGGCAACCATTTCCTTcaagtgaggtatgaaacttcatgTACTCTTCATAGTCTTCAAGTTGGTATGTTGGTTCCTGGTTTCGTATTTGTTTTAGAGTTAGGTGTTTAGAACCCTCGAAATCCAATTTTCTTTAGTGAATTTGGATGGTTTCCGGTTAGAATTTGTCATTGGCCTAATTGTGAAAAGGGTTTCCTttgttgagctctagctaccatgtaaatttgagctcatttagttaatgttgaaaattcAGGTTTTCTAAACCCTCCACCTTGGCTACCACCGCGTGTGGCGGTGCGTGGGACCGTCCATAAGTGTTGTCTAAGTACcaaataccttctagtgaccccgtgaacctatgtctagctcGTTTCTCgaaattcaattgtttggtgtggAGATCAAATTGGACTGCCACTCGTTTGTGTGATTGACGACAATCCGATCGTTGGATCATCATACAATTTTATGAGCACCCTAATTAGCTGTTGACCTTTGAGAACTTACAAATTAGAAAATGtgcggatcttccggattgAATAACTTTAGATTGTTGACCTTAGTGGACCTACCTTATCGACCGTTGATGTTCTAGTCAACGTGCTTTACTCTAGGGTGTTGTTTATCTTTAGTTTGTTGTTGAGGCTTGATGGAGCTTAGTTGGCTCATCTTAATGACGTGTCATTCCCAGTTGACGTGCGTCTCGATTTACATGCAAGTGGCACTTGGCCTCAGTTTATGTGTCAGTTTTACTAAGTTTCCTCAGTGGGGTTTTATGTGTTGTATGAGGTTCCTAGAGGCGGAGTTCATGAATCTAGAAGTGCAAATAACCCAGATGACTGACATTAATATTATGAGATATGGTTATTACCCATGAAATTCCTTGTTATATGATTTGTGGATATGACATGGATTTACAAATGCTTTTATGGAAATGTGTGCTACTATGCTATGTTTACTTGATGATGCTATGGGAAATATATATACTTGTGATATGTGAGAGCTAGTAGAAGACCGGTAACCCAGTACATGGGCTAATGTGGGATTAAATCGGAATCTACACCATGTAgcagtggtacatggatggtgctgcttggttaatccgtaaTAAAGGACCATACTACTTTGGGATCGTGCTTGGTTAATTCGCGATGGGCGATCCTTATTACTTAGTTATGGCCATACATatttaggggtgatcatgcttgatTAATCCGcaatgggtgatcactacctataGTATTTGTTGGAGTGACTCTGATTGGTTAATCCGTTATGGGGGGTCACTACATACATGATGTTCACATGAGtggttctgcttggttaatccgcaatgGGGGACTCTATCCTGATTGGTTGCCTAATGTAGGCTTCGACTGAACTGTGTCTCTCTATAGCCCTAGACTATTTATTACATATACGAAAGATGAGATTACGGGCTTGTGTGGCTCAATCTAGAAAGTGACGATTAAATGAAACAGTTTACATGATGGTGCTGcattaaagagaatggtctcGGATGTGACTCATTCCTACTCATAGCGAAGAgatgaaattatgaaaaatataccAATCTCATTCCTATATGTCATTATATTATAGATGGTGTGTCATTCATACACAACTTCGGGTTGTGTGATGATTGAATGTTATTTCAACAGACGTGTGGTGAGATTCGAAAATTAAATAACCATTCCTATACGTATTAATGAGGTGTATGGTGGTTAAATTATGAAATATGTGGCACTTGGACCCTTGTGATTATTCGGAAAATGAGAAAAGCGAGTTGTGAGTCACAATCCAAAGAGAATGACGAAATAATATTGACAGTGGATATGGTATATAGAAGAAGTGTCCTATGTGGACGTAGCACTACTTTGACATTTAATCATTTGACGTATTTATATTCACATATATGGTATTATTGTCTCACACACAAACTTCGTAGCTTATTCAGGTTTTGATTTTCCCGATGCGTCATTCCTATGGCGTAGGATTATTTTGCAGAGTAATGAGTAGTTGTTAGAGAAGAGGTTTGCAGGCAGTGTAGCTATGTGGGTAAGGCACTTAAGAGTAAGTATTACCACCCTTTGTTGTAAGTTATTTCCGCTGAGCACTGatgtatattatatgtatgAGTCTCAATGACTCTATGTATTCTATATTGTATTGATATTGTCCTACTATTACGTGTCGATTCCGAGCATATATCAGGATTGGGGTGTGACAATTAAGATATATTATGTTATGAAATGTCTAAGAAGAAACTCTATTTTTCTAGACATGTGTTTAATGAGCATGAGTTTCCATACACAGACTTATTGACACATTCCAGAACCACATATTCACCTCATGTTTTACCAACTGCATCTtgttatatatctatatatctataGTTACAGTATCACCATTGTCTAGTTCCACACCTCAATCCATTGATGTTTGCACTAATGTAGCATCATTTGCTCATCATTCCTTTACTCCAGTAATTATTACTCCAGAATCATCATCATCTCAATCATTCACAAACACAAATCTCCAGCCTATTACTGGTACATTAGACTCTTCTTCTCATTTCCACGTGGCACCTGATCTTAGTCTTGATATTCCTTAAGTAGCACATGCATTTACTTCTGACACTCTTTAAATGGTGTTGTCCATTCCTCCACTCAATATCATCTTATTCATACTAAAAGTAAGAGATGAATTATAAGGAAGAAAGACGTAGTAGCTATTTTACAAGAGTATGGGGGAGCTGGTTGTCTTTAGTTAAACCAGCAACCTAAAAATCAGCTATAAAGGTTCTTGTGTGGTTAAATGCCATAAAGGATGAGGTTGATGCACTTCATGCTCAAGGTACTTGGAGTTTAGTTTCTTTGCCTACAAATAAAAACTTGGTGGAGgtgcaaatatatttttaaagatCAAGAGACACTCAGATGGTACAATTGTTAGACGTAAGGCCAAAATAGTGACCAAATGCTTTAGTTAAGAACCTGGATTAGACTATAGTGAGATTTTTAGTCCTATAGTCAAGCCTATGACAGTGAGATTAGTGTTGGCACTAGTTGTTCATTTCAATTGGTCTCTTAAGCAATTAGATGTCAAATATGTCTTCTTACATGACATTTTACATAAGGAAGTATAAATGACACAGATTCCAGGGTTTAAGGATTCCAATCATCCTACTTTAGTTTGTAAGCATCATAAGTCTCTCCATGGCTTGAAACAAGCACCTAGGCCCTGGAATGGTAAATTTactactttttttctttgtaaatttGGTTTCATAAATACATACAATGATTCCCCACTGTTTGTAAAGCAAGTTGAGTATGCAATTGTGGTTTTCTAgttatatgtcgatgatattaTCATCAATGGGAGTGCTCTTGATGTTATTCAACAGGTTATAAATGCTCTCACTACTGAGTTTTACATTAAGGACTTAGGTCCATTACATTATTTTTTGGAAATTCAATATACCCGGACTACACATGGATAATTCTTATCGCAGACTAAGTACATTCAGGATTTATTAACGAAGACTAAGATGCTTAAGTTCGAAGCCTATGATACACCTTGCTTTCCTTACAATATGCTTCTTAAAGATGATGGTCAGCCATATGGAAATCCAGCTTTACATAGAAGTATTGTAGAGGAATTGCAATACTTGATTTTCACTAGACCAGACATAGCATTCTCTGTGCATCAAGTCTATCAGTTTGTGCAGAATCAAATTATATCTCATTTCACTGCTGTCAAAAGGATATTAAGGTATTTGAATGGCACCATTTACTTTGGCATATCTGATACCATAGGAAATTTACTTTTGAAAGCTTTGAGTGATGCCAATTGCGTAG
This genomic stretch from Pyrus communis chromosome 2, drPyrComm1.1, whole genome shotgun sequence harbors:
- the LOC137725112 gene encoding uncharacterized mitochondrial protein AtMg00810-like, producing the protein MRLMHFMLKLYVDDIIINGSALDVIQQTKYIQDLLTKTKMLKFEAYDTPCFPYNMLLKDDGQPYGNPALHRSIVEELQYLIFTRPDIAFSVHQVYQFVQNQIISHFTAVKRILRYLNGTIYFGISDTIGNLLLKALSDANCVEDLNDRRSLLV